In Arachis hypogaea cultivar Tifrunner chromosome 17, arahy.Tifrunner.gnm2.J5K5, whole genome shotgun sequence, a single window of DNA contains:
- the LOC112765182 gene encoding cathecol O-methyltransferase 1 isoform X3, with protein sequence MAPASESNAKLLEILKLPQDEEEVDVFLFSQMAWSIVVPMVVRTTIELGVFDIIAKEGKGAKLSAKDIADHIGSNNPEAASMLDRLLRLLASHSLLSCSVVKDPVESSNNLHQRLYSLSPVSKYFVGDADGVSLGPSLLLHLDKVFTQSWNELKGAILEGGIPFNRAHGMHVFEYAKIDGRFNEVFNKAMHNSSTLLMKRILDVYKGFDHINKLVDVGGGVGATIKLITSKHPHILGINFDLPHVIECASAYDDAVEHVGGDMFESVPNGDAIFMKVQMYGIPLDYINRDTTRKIRKRMGILI encoded by the exons ATGGCTCCTGCATCAGAATCCAATGCAAAGCTACTTGAGATCCTCAAGCTACCacaagatgaagaagaagtagaTGTCTTCTTGTTTTCTCAAATGGCATGGTCAATTGTGGTTCCAATGGTTGTGAGGACCACAATAGAGCTTGGTGTATTTGACATCATAGCAAAAGAAGGCAAAGGTGCAAAGCTCTCAGCAAAAGATATTGCGGATCACATTGGAAGCAACAACCCTGAAGCAGCATCAATGTTGGATCGTCTTCTTAGGCTTCTTGCAAGTCATTCATTACTGTCTTGTTCTGTTGTTAAAGATCCAGTAGAAAGCTCTAATAACTTGCATCAGAGGCTGTATAGCCTCTCACCTGTTTCCAAATATTTTGTGGGTGATGCTGATGGTGTATCTTTGGGACCTTCCTTGTTGCTGCATCTAGATAAAGTCTTTACCCAAAGTTG GAATGAATTGAAAGGAGCAATCCTTGAAGGAGGTATACCATTCAATAGGGCTCATGGCATGCATGTTTTCGAGTATGCAAAAATTGATGGTAGGTTCAACGAGGTCTTCAACAAAGCAATGCACAACTCCTCCACTTTATTAATGAAGAGGATTCTTGATGTCTACAAAGGCTTCGACCACATCAATAAACTAGTGgatgttggtggtggtgttggggCAACTATCAAATTAATCACTTCCAAACACCCTCATATTCTTGGTATCAATTTTGATTTGCCTCATGTCATAGAATGTGCCTCAGCCTATGATGATG CCGTGGAACACGTGGGAGGAGATATGTTTGAGAGTGTTCCTAATGGAGATGCCATTTTCATGAAG GTTCAAATGTATGGGATCCCTCTGGATTATATCAATAGAGATACGACAAGGAAGATAAGGAAAAGGATGGGCATCTTAATATAA